In Marivirga salinae, a single window of DNA contains:
- a CDS encoding FMN-binding glutamate synthase family protein — protein sequence MAEREFIQSGTTGPRLKYVFKIFNSYTSAWVISALLLTAVYGYFFQYEFLQESGPIQLALTLGSEFILALLITGLITLYIYDKRQTDTPIQRVFPVVIWGRKFLVKVGPLLRQYLFSNDQEETPYNRITRNWIYATSAGVSNTIGFGSQIDMDKVGTTLIMPATFTNTKTKTGDETGHFYKKVIGEHTGVQTYTLNHFVHISAMSYGALSYNAHAALNKGAKMAGILHNTGEGSLAPCHEYGGADLVFQIGTAKYGIRNEDGDLDDDLLKDMANHPQVKMFEIKLAQGAKPGKGGMLLKEKITAEIAQIRKIPMGKDAYAPARHKEFSDVAGLFDFIDKVRKITNKPVGIKMVIGHTVEIEDIAKMMKDQPGRGPDYIVIDGGDGGTGASPHVLSSYAGLPMKQALAVADWALRNNGVRDKVVLFASGKIATTIDIAVAMALGADAVYIARGFMLSLGCIQALECHTNACPTGIATQNKRLQKALDIEAAAKRIATYADALYKETQMLAESCGYNSPNQITADDIMVVTSPGHLDYLSELQGISAFEASQERRLAKERNMSVGEMKMRREQV from the coding sequence ATGGCAGAACGCGAATTTATTCAATCAGGTACAACCGGTCCCCGTTTAAAGTACGTTTTCAAAATTTTCAATAGCTACACTAGTGCTTGGGTAATTTCTGCCCTTCTCTTAACGGCTGTGTACGGATACTTTTTTCAGTACGAATTTTTACAAGAATCCGGCCCAATACAATTAGCGCTTACTTTAGGAAGTGAATTTATCCTAGCGCTGCTAATTACTGGGCTGATTACTTTATACATTTATGATAAAAGACAAACCGATACTCCTATTCAGCGTGTTTTTCCTGTTGTCATTTGGGGTAGGAAATTCTTAGTAAAAGTTGGGCCATTGTTGCGTCAATATTTATTCTCAAACGATCAAGAAGAAACGCCTTACAATAGAATTACGAGAAATTGGATTTATGCTACTTCTGCTGGAGTGAGTAATACTATTGGTTTTGGGAGTCAAATAGATATGGATAAAGTGGGCACTACCCTGATTATGCCCGCTACCTTCACCAATACTAAAACCAAAACCGGGGACGAAACCGGACATTTTTATAAAAAAGTGATTGGCGAACATACGGGAGTTCAAACATACACTTTAAATCATTTTGTACATATAAGCGCCATGTCCTACGGAGCACTATCTTACAATGCTCATGCAGCCCTTAACAAAGGAGCGAAAATGGCAGGAATTTTACATAATACTGGTGAAGGTTCACTTGCGCCATGTCATGAATACGGTGGAGCAGATTTGGTTTTTCAAATTGGGACAGCCAAATACGGAATCAGAAATGAAGACGGTGATTTGGATGATGATTTATTAAAGGATATGGCGAATCATCCTCAAGTGAAAATGTTTGAAATCAAATTGGCTCAAGGAGCCAAACCAGGCAAAGGGGGTATGTTGCTCAAAGAAAAAATTACAGCCGAAATAGCCCAGATAAGAAAAATCCCAATGGGAAAAGATGCCTATGCACCTGCCAGGCATAAAGAATTTTCTGATGTGGCAGGTTTATTTGATTTCATTGATAAAGTAAGAAAAATCACCAATAAGCCAGTGGGTATTAAAATGGTAATTGGTCATACTGTTGAGATTGAAGACATCGCCAAGATGATGAAAGACCAGCCAGGAAGAGGCCCTGATTACATTGTGATAGATGGCGGTGATGGTGGAACTGGAGCTTCTCCACACGTCTTAAGTTCGTATGCCGGTTTACCCATGAAACAAGCATTAGCTGTAGCAGATTGGGCTTTAAGAAATAATGGTGTAAGAGATAAAGTAGTGCTTTTTGCAAGCGGAAAAATAGCTACAACTATTGACATAGCGGTTGCCATGGCTTTAGGTGCTGATGCCGTATACATTGCCAGAGGTTTTATGCTTTCATTAGGCTGTATTCAAGCTTTAGAATGCCATACCAATGCCTGTCCTACTGGCATTGCTACTCAAAACAAAAGATTGCAAAAAGCACTAGACATTGAAGCCGCAGCCAAAAGAATTGCCACATATGCAGATGCGCTTTATAAAGAAACTCAAATGCTAGCAGAATCCTGCGGTTACAATAGTCCTAATCAGATCACAGCTGATGACATCATGGTCGTTACCTCTCCTGGTCATTTAGATTATTTATCCGAATTACAAGGCATATCAGCCTTTGAAGCCAGCCAAGAAAGAAGATTGGCTAAAGAAAGAAATATGAGTGTTGGGGAAATGAAAATGAGACGGGAGCAGGTTTGA
- a CDS encoding REP-associated tyrosine transposase, producing the protein MSKQSQPLIEIVYYQPYPSLYMSRKYKFHNKEGLYFVSFATVYWIDLMVREQYFSILIESLDYCRKNKGMEIYCYCIMPSHLHLIFRAKENNPEKVLGRFKEFTSKQLQASIKENIQESRKEWMLWMFKRAGSKSSNVTGSQLWQHNNKPIELYSNAVIDQKVNYIHQNPVVAGFVNEAHHWRYSSAIDYSGGKGVLEIDFVK; encoded by the coding sequence GTGTCTAAGCAAAGTCAGCCATTAATAGAGATTGTTTATTATCAACCTTATCCTAGCTTGTATATGAGTAGAAAGTATAAATTCCACAATAAAGAAGGCCTGTATTTTGTCAGCTTCGCCACTGTATATTGGATTGATTTGATGGTAAGAGAACAGTATTTTTCAATCCTTATTGAAAGTTTAGATTACTGTCGAAAAAATAAAGGAATGGAAATTTATTGTTATTGCATAATGCCAAGTCATTTACATTTAATTTTCAGAGCTAAAGAAAATAATCCAGAAAAAGTTTTAGGTAGGTTTAAAGAATTTACTTCCAAGCAATTGCAAGCATCCATAAAAGAAAATATACAAGAAAGCAGAAAGGAATGGATGCTTTGGATGTTCAAGAGAGCAGGCTCTAAGAGTAGTAATGTTACAGGAAGTCAATTGTGGCAACATAATAATAAACCTATAGAATTGTACAGTAATGCAGTAATCGATCAAAAAGTTAATTATATTCATCAAAATCCCGTAGTTGCAGGATTTGTGAATGAAGCTCATCATTGGAGATATAGCAGTGCAATTGATTATAGCGGAGGGAAGGGTGTTTTGGAGATTGATTTTGTAAAATAG